The genomic DNA TACTCCGACGGGTGCTCGCGGAGCTCCCGACGGGTCAGCGGATGCGCGTGCGGCAGCACGGACTCGGATGCCGCGTCATCCGTCCCCGACTCCGAAGCATCGCCGGAACCGCTGCCGACATCGCCGGCACCGGCCCGCTTCGCCCGCCGACGCTCACGCGCGCCCTCGACGAGGTTGTACAGCGTCGGCAGCACGATGAGCGTCAGGACGGTCGACGAGATGAGCCCGCCGATCACGACGATCGCGAGCGGCTGCGAGATGAACCCGCCGTGCCCGGTGATGCCGAGCGCCATCGGCGTGAGCGCGAAGATCGTCGCCAGTGCGGTCATCAGAATCGGACGCAGACGCTTCTCTCCACCGGCCATCACCGCGTCGGCGGTCGACAGCCCCTTCTCGCGGTACTGGTTGACCAGGTCGATGAGCACGATCGCGTTCGTCACCACGATGCCGATGAGCATCAGCACCCCGATGAGAGAGGCGACGCCGAGCGGCACGCCGGTGACGATCTGCAGCAGGATCGCACCGGTCGCTGCGAATGGCACAGAGACGAGCAGCAGCAGCGGCTGACGCAACGACTTGAACGTCGCGACCATCACCACGTAGACGATCAGGATCGCGGCGAGCATCGCCAGCCCCAGCTGCGAGAACGAGTCGGCCTGCTGAGTCGCGACGCCGCCGACGGCGGCAGACGCTCCATCCGGCAGCTCGACAGCGGCGAGCGCCTCGTTGACCGAAGCGGTGGCGACGGCGAGGTTGTCGGAGGCCGGCGGCACCGTGACCGTCGCCGTACGGCGCCCCTGCTCCGTGGAGATGGAGGTGGGCCCGTTGCGCTCCTCCACCGTGGCGATCTCCTGCAGCTGCACGAGGCCGAGCGGCGTCGGGATCGTGAGCGCACGCAGCGCATCCGCCGTCGCCGGCGGCTCGGATGCGGCGAGGTAGACGGTCAGCGCCGTGTCACCGATCTCGATCGAGCCGAGCTGTTCCGGACGCATCGTGTTCGACACGATGGAGCCGACCGCGACCTCGGAGAGGCCGCGTTCCGCTGCCGCCACGCGATCGACGACGACCGCGATGTACGGCAACGACGCCGCAAGGTTGTCGGTGACCTGACCGACGCCGTCTCGTCCATCGAGCTCGTCGACGACCGCTGACGTCGCGGTCTGCAGATCCTCGGAATTCGAAGCGGTGACGGTGATCTCGATATCACTGGACCCGAAGCCGGAGCTCGCCGCGACGGCGATCTCGCCAACATCCGACAGCGAATCGATCGCATCCTGCACGTCGGCGCGCAGCGCCTCCTGGTCGGCGTCGCCATCGGTCAGGACCGAGTAGGTCACACCGGCGCTTCCGGAGAACGCGTCGCGCAGCGCCGACCCGCTCGAGCCGATCGAGGCCTGCACGTGCTCGACACCGTCGACGCCGAGCAGCGCCTCCTCGACGGCGATCGCCGCGTCGGACTTCGCCTCCAGGCTCGCGGTCGGGCCGAGATCCTGCGTGACGCGCATCGTGTTCTGACCGGAGTCGCTGAGGAAGTTCACCTTCATCAACGGCGCTGCCGCGAGGGTGGCACCGAGCACGACGACGGCGAGGATCACCGTGACCGCCGAGTGCTTCAGAGTCCAGCCGAGGATCGGGCGGTACATGCGCTGCAGCGGCGTCGGCGGAGCGTCCGGATGCTCCGGATCGATGGCCTTGCCGTTCTCGTCGAGCAGCTCCTTGCCCGGCCGGAGGAACCAGTAGGCGAGCACCGGGACGATCGTCAGCGAGACCAGCAGCGAGGCGATCATCGCGATCGACACCGTCACCGCGAACGGACGGAAGAGCTCGCCGACCATGTCGCCGACGAACACGATCGGCAGGAACACGGCGACCGTGGTGATCGTGGAGGAGGTGACCGCCATGGCGACCTCGCGCACGGCGAGCCGGATCGCATCCCCCTTGTCGGCGTCTCCGACGTAGTGCCGCTTGATGTTCTCGATGACGACGATCGAGTCATCCACGACGCGACCGATCGCGATCGTCAGCGCACCGAGCGTGAGGATGTTCAACGAATAGCCGAACGCCTGCAGACCGATGAACGTGATCAGCACCGACGTCGGGATGGAGATCGCCGTCACCAGCGTCGATCGGATCGACAGCAGGAAGACGAGGATGATGATCACCGCGAAAGCGAGCCCGAGCAGACCCTCGGTGGCGAGCGTCTCGATCGACTGCACGATGAACGGCGCCTGATCGAAGATCACCGTGAACTCGGCATCCGGGAACGCCTTGCCGATCTCGTCGAGTGCCGCGAGCACGCCCTGCGAGACCTCGACGGTGTTCGCCGCCGGGAGCTTGGTGATCGAGATCGACAGCGCGTCCTCACCGTCGACCCGGGAGATGGACGAGACCGGGTCGGATTCCTGCGCGACCGTCGCCACGTCGCCGATCGTCGCCGCGGATCCGACCAGCGGGAGCGCCGCGAGTTCTTCGACGGAGGTGATCTTCGCACCCGTCTGCACGGTGAGCGTCTGGCCGTTCTCGGTGATGTCACCGCCGGGGAAGAGCGTGCCGTTCTGCTGCAGCGCCTGACTGATCGCCTGCGTGCTGAGGCGCTGTTCGGCGAGGGCTGCGGCGTCAGGGGTGATGGTGATCCGCTGGCCGATGCCGCCGACGATCTGTGCGGCGTTGACGCCATCGACGTCTTCGAGGTCGGGGATCGCGACGCGCTCGAGTTCGGCCTGGGCGTTCTCGGCGTCGTCGAAGCCGGTGACGGCGACCTGGATGACCGGGAAGTCATCGATCGCCACGGCGAGCACCTGCGGGCTCACGTCGTCGGGAAGCTGCTGCGCGACCCGGTTGATCGCCTGCTGGATCTTCTGCTCGGCCGTCGCGAGATTCGTGCCGTACGCGAATGTCGCCTGCACGATCGAGGCGTTCGTCGTGCTCGTCGCCGTCGTCGATTCGAGTCCTGGCACGCCCTGGATCGCCGACTCGATGGGCGTGGACACGTCGTTCTCGACGACCTCGGGCGAGGCACCGGGATACGTGGTCATCACGATCAGGTTGGGCAGCTCCAGCGACGGGATGAGCTCCTGCTTGAGGTTCGTCAGCGCGAGGCCGCCGAACACCGCGGCGACGATCGTGATGAGTGCGATGAGCGCGCGGTTCTTGAGGCTCAGGACGGCGAGGTTCGACACGGCTGTTCTCTCTCGGTCGGATCAGGCGGATGCAGGTGCGGATGCGGTGGGTGCGGATGTGAGGATGCCGGCGAGGGCGTCGCGGATGAGGCTCTCGTCTAGCGGCTCGTCGTGGATCTGTGCGTGCCAGAGTACGCCGTCGATGAAGACGGCGGCCGCCCTGGCACGGTCGGTTCCGTGAACGGGAGCGATGAAGGCGACGACCTCGTCCGACCAGTGCCTGGCGAGCTCGCGCACGCGAGGATCGTGCACGGCTGCGGTGACGACGGCACGGTCCGCCTGGACGGCACGCGCGTCTTCGAGCCCCCCGTGGATGAGACGCGCGAGCCCTGCCGGTGTGACGCCGTCGGCGATCACGGCCTGCCGCGTGATGTCGATACGCAGCTCGACTTCGGCGGCGAGCGCATGCAGAGCGGCGTCGCGGAGGTCGTCGAGCGTGGCGAAGTACTGGGTCGTGGCGCCGAGCGGCACCCCAGCGCGGGCGGCGACCTTGCGGTGCGTGATCGCGTCGACGCCGATCTCGACGATCAGCTCGGAGGCGGCGGCGACGATCTCGCGTCGGCGCGCCTCAGGGTCGCGTCTCCTGCGCGTCACCGCATCCGGCATCACCCACCCCCTTCTGTACATTTGTACATTCACTGCGCTTGGAGAACGCTGAGAGGCGAAGTTCACGCCTTTCGACCGCCCCGCTCAGGACATTCGTCTCTGTCTCCGCGACACCGTCCTCCGGAGAATGGGAAGGCATGGTCTCGTTCCCCCCAGGAGGCCGGTTCCCGGAGGTCCCCCATGGTCGCAAGGCCTCGTTTCCCGTTCGCACTTCTCGCAGCCGCCATCGTGTTCACCGCGGCGCTGGCAGGGGCCGCACCCGCCGCGAGCGGCACGACCGGCTCGACGGCGCCGGCGGTCAGCATTCTGGATGACGATCCGACGATGATCCTCGGGTGGGCGTCGCACGACCTGCCCACGATGGCCACGGAAGAAACCGCCTTCGGCAGGAGCAACGGGATGCTCTCCACCTACGTCGATTTCGTGCAGTCTCCTGGATTCCCGCACGACGACGTCGATGCTGCCGAGGCCCGCGGCTCGGCCCTGCTGATCGCCTGGGAACCATGGGACTGGAATCGGCCCGCCGATCAGCAACCTGAGTTCGCCCCGCGCCGGATCGCCGCCGGCGAGTTCGACACCCAGCTGACGGCGTGGCTGACCCAGGCCGCGCAGCGCACCGCCGACGCGGAGATCATCGTGCGCTTCGCTCCCGAGATGGACGACTCGAGCCGCCCCTGGTCGAGCGGCACGGCCGCCGGGAGCAGCACACCGGCGGAGTACATCGCGATGTGGCGTCACGTGTACGCGATCAAGCAGGCGGTCGCGCCCGAGGTGGTCTTCCTCTGGAATCCTCTGAACTACGGAGCCGGGCCGCATCCCTTCGAGTCGTACTTCCCCGGATCTGCGCATGTCGACGCTCTCGCGCTCGACGGCTTCAACTGGGGCTACGTCCGGACGGGCTCGGCCGGGTGGCAGAGCCCGGAGGACGTCTTCGGGTTCTCGACTCCGAACGGCCCGGTGCCGAGGCTCAAAGCGCTGGCCGGCGCGAAGCCCTGGGGCATCGCCGAAGTGGCATCCGCCCCCGACGACCCCGCCGATTTCCAACTGGGAGGCCCCGGTTACGGGGCCTGGGGCACGTGGGTGCACCAATGGCCCGCGAACCCGCCGTACGAACAGACGCCACAGGATTGGATCACCCAGGAAGGCTGGTCGCGGATGCTGATCGAGCGGGCGAGCGACGCCGGGGCCTCCTTCGTCGGCTTCTTCCACACTGTGAAGGAGACCGACTGGCGCCTCACGGACACTCTCGTCGGCCGCGACGTGTTCGACGACGCCTCGTAGCCGCGCTCCTTTCGCCCGGCGCCATAGAATTACGCAGGGCCACGACGGCTTCCGAGAGGGTGGACATGGTCAATCTCAACCAGCTCGAAGTGCTCGTCACGGTGGTCGAGGCGGGCGGTTTCTCCGGGGCCGCGAAGAAGCTGTACATGAGTCAGCCGTCGGTCTCGACCCACGTGCGAAACCTGGAGACGTCGCTCGGCGTGCCTCTCGTCGAACGCACGACGCAGGGCGCACGCGCGACAGCCGCCGGCACGGTCGTCGTCGATCACGCCCGCCGGATCTTCGCCCTGCTCGCGGCGCTGGAACAAGACGTCGCCGCATTTCAGGGGCCGGACGCGGGGCGCCTCACCGTCGCCGGCACGACGACCCTCGGCACGTACCTGCTGCCGCGCCTGGTCGCACAGTTCAGCGCTCGCGCACCGCGCGTCGATTGCCAGATCCGGGTGGGCAACGAGGATGCCGTCGAGGGATGGGTCATCCGCGGCGACGTGGCTCTCGGCCTCTCGATCGGCCTGCCGCGCGAACAGCTTGAGGCTGAGCCGCTACTCACCGAGGAGATGGTGCTCGTCGCCGCCTCCGGTTCACCGCTGGCAGGGCGCACGCTGCAGGCGATCGAGCTCTCAGGGCAGCGTTTCCTCGTGCGAGAGCAGGGATCAGCGACCCGTCGACAACAGGAGGAGATCCTGCGCACCTGGGGCCTCGAGACCGCAGCGCGCTGGGAGATGTGGGGCCCCGATACCCTCAAGGAAGCCGCGTCCGCCGGCCTTGGCGTCGCGCTGCTCTCGGAGCACGCGACAGCACGTGAGCGCGCGATTGGAGACCTCGTCGCCCTTGACATCACCCCGGCACCGCCCGGGCGAACGGTGTCGCTGATCCGGCGGGCCGATCGGGTACTGACCCCGCCGGAGGAGGCCTTCGTCACGCTTCTTCGCAGCATGGCGCACTGGCCGACCTGAAGACTCGATCCGATCGCCGGATCGTTTGCGATGCAGGAGGTGCATCCGCGAGCTTCCTCACGGATGCACCGTTGCGCGGAATAGATCAGTATCGGATGCAGGCCGAGCGCAGATCCGTGTAGAACTGCCAAACCTCCGGTGAGCACTCGGGCGCTCCGAGCTGAGAAGCCTTGGCACCCATGTGAGGCAGATGCGAGTATGCACCGACACCAGGACGGTTCACGTGCAGCATCCCGGCCTGGAACTCCTGCAGCGCCTGGAAGATGCGCGATGGGTCCTGCGTGAAGATCGTTCCGGACATGCCGTACTTGACGGAGTTGCTGATGCGCATCGCGTCGTCGTAGCCGTCGCACGTGATCACGGAGAGTACCGGCCCGAAGACCTCCTCCTGTGCGAGCTCGGAGTCCCAGGCGACATCGTCGAGAATGGTCGGCTTGATGAAGAATCCCGGAGTGTCGAGCTCCGCGGCCTCTCCACCGGCGACGACCTTCGCGCCGTCTGTGATGGCGCGCTCGATGGCGGTGATGCAGGCCTGGTGACGCTCCTCGTTGACCACAGGGCCGATGTCGGACCAGCTCTGATCCCCGCGGCCGATCTTCATGGCCCGCACGCGCGGCGCGAGACGCTCCAGAAGAGCGTCGTGCACCTTCGCGTCGACGATCACGCGGCTCGTGGCGCTGCAGCGCTGCCCGCTCTGGCCGAACGCGCCATGGATGATCGCCTCGACGGCGGCGTCGAGGTCGGCATCATCGAGGACGAGGAGGGCGTTCTTGCCGCCGAGTTCGAGCTGGGTGCGCATGAGGCGGTCGGCGCCGGCGCGGTTGATCGCCTGACCGACCGGTAGCGAGCCGGTGAACGAGATGCCGGCGACGCGGGGGTCGTTGACGATCGCCTCCCCCGCTTCGCGGTCGCCCTGGATCAGGTTCAGCACGCCGGCCGGAACGCCCGCGTCGTGGAAGGCTTGCACGAGCAAGGCCGAGGTCCACGGGGTCAGCGGAGACGGCTTCAGCACCGCGCCACAGCCCGCGATCAACGCGGGAGCGATCTTCCACATCGGGATCGCGACGGGGAAGTTCCACGGCGTGATCAGGCCGACGACGCCGAGCGGGCGGCGGAATGTCATCACGATGGTGCGCGGCTCCTCAGCAGGAGTCGTGACACCGTTGATGCGTCGCGCCTCGCCGATGGTGAAGTCGAGGATCGCCAGGGAGCGGGTAACCTCGCCGCGAGCCTCGTTGAGACGCTTGCCCTGCTCGCGGGTGATCGCCGCAGCCAGGATGTCGATCCGGTCCTCGATGATACGGGCGGCGCGGGTGAGCACCTTCGCTCGTTCGATGGGGCCGATCGCATCCCACTCGATGCGAGCGCGTTCGGCGGCGTCGACCGCCGTTGTCACATCGGCGGTGACCGACTCGGTGAACTCGCCGATGACGTCGTTCAGGTCCGCCGGGTTGATGTTGCGTCGGGTGTCGCCGCTGACGCTGGCGCGCCACTGTCCGTCGATGTAATTGAGGAGGTGGTCGGGATCGGGGCTATGCGTCACGGCATATCCGACCACGGTCGAAGGTTTCGGATCGATACTCACGTCAGTCACTTCAAGCTCCTGAGTTCGGGGGTCAGTTCGGGCGGACGGCGATGCGCGGAGCGACGGCGGTGCGTGCGACGGCGACGGCTTCGTCGATCTCGTTCAGCGGAAAGGCGTCGGGGATGAGATCGGAGAACAGGTGCTGCACAGAGGTGCGCTGCAGAAAATCGACGGCCTCGACGAGGTCGTCGATCCGGTAATTGTGGCTGCCCACAACGGTGGTCAGGTTCTTCACGAAACCACTCGGCTCGAAGATGATCTCCGGGGCGGGCGACACAGAGCCGACCATCGCGATGCGGCCGCCCATGGCGACCACCTGGAACGCAGACTGCACGGCACGACTGTTGCCGGAGAGCTCGAAGATCACGTCAGCGCCCAGGCGCCCGGTCGTCTCCGCGAGGTCCTCGGGCGCGACGGTGGCGGTCGCACCGAACTGCGCGGCCAGCTCGCGTCGGGCGGGATCGACGTCGACAGCGATGACGGTCTCGACGCCGCGATCCTTCGCATAGGCGACGGCTGTCAGCCCGAGCATCCCGCATCCGAGCACGACGACGACATCGGAGGCGTCGAGCTCGACCCGGCGTGCGGCGCAGGTCACTGTCGCCGTGGCGCAGTTCGCGGGAGCGGCCAGCTCCGCGGGAAGGTCTTCGGGCACCGGAACCAGACCGGTGCCAGCGATGAGGTGGCAGTGCGAGGCAAAGCCGCCATTGAGCTTCCAGTGGTCATCCATCGCCTCGTGGCCGTACTTTCGGACGCTCTCGCACTTCTGCGGGATGCCGCGCAGGCATCGGCGGCACTCGCCGCACGAGGTGCCGATGGTCCAGGTGACTCGAGTTCCGATGGCGAGGGCCGCCCCATCAGGACCCGAAGCGCTGCCGCCGGTGGCGACGATGCGTCCGACGGCCTCGTGACCGAGAACGGTGGGCAGCGGAGTCGGGCGATCTCCCCCGATGGTGTGCAGGTCGCTGCCGCAGATGGTCGCGAGTTCAATCTCGACCAGCACCTCACCGGGACGGAGTACGGGCAACGGCTGGCTGTCGACCGAGAAACCCTCGTCGACTCCGGACCAGACTGCGGCTGCGGCCGTGGGCGTCGCCTCTCGGGTGTCCGTGGCCTGTTCAGTGACGTCTTCGTCGGTGTTCATCGCTGCTCCTCAGCGCTCTCTTCGAGCGATCGTACGCTTGCGTTCATGGAGTGCGGGCCCCGGGACGGAATGCTCCCGGGACCCGCAGTTGTCATCGCCGGATCGTCGCCGCCACGAGGGCACTGCAGGTACAGGCGACAGCGACGATCGGGAAGATCAGGCCTGCGTCTCCGCCGTTGTGGTCCATGATCGCCCCGATGATCGGCTCTGCGGCACCTGCGAACAGGTAGGCGAAGAAGTTCACTGCACCGATCGCGGTGCCCGCCATCACCTTGCCGGCGAGATCGGGGCAGAGGGCCCAGAACGAAGACTGAGGACCATAGATGAAGAACCCGCAGAGGAAGAGCAGGACGATGCCGAGCAGCGGGCCGGGGTTCAGCAGCCACATCGCCAGAGCCGAAACGGCGCCGAGAGCCATGAAGAGCATGATCGGACGGTCGCGGCGAGAGCCGAAGAGGCGGTCGGACAGCTGACCGTTGACCAGAGCGCCGACGGCCATGCCGACCGGCAGCGACAGCGAGATCCACAGACCGCCCGGGGTCGATTTCCATTCGTCGCCGAGGAAGAACACCGGCACCCAGATGAGCATGCCGTAGCGAGCGGCGTTCTGGAACCCGATCGCGACACCGGTGAGCCAGATCTTGGGGATGCCGAGCACGGTCTTGTAGCGGGTGAGTGAGGTCAGCGTCTCTGCCGGCACCTCGACGGTCGCGTGCGACGACGTCGTCGTCAGAAGGGGCTTCTCGGCCTCATCGGCGTCCTTGGTGAAGCGCTCAGGCGGAATGACGCCCGCCTGCTTCGGGGTGTCGCGGGCGACGAAGTAGAAGGTGATTCCACCCACGAGCATGAGCAGCACCGGCAGGCGGAACAGCCACTGCCAGTCGAGCTGGAACGTCGACACCACGAGCGTCGAGGTACTGAAGACGAGCACCGACGAGCATCCGGCAGCCAGCGTGTAGAACCCGAAGGTCTTGCCGCGTTCGGAGTGGCTCCACCAGTTGGAGATCACCCGCCCGCCTGCAGACCAGCCCATCGCCTGGACGAAGCCATTCGCCCCGAGCACCGTCGCCATCGCGGCGGGCGAGCCCATGAAGCTGGCGATCACGCAAAAGATGGTCGAGCTGATCGAGCCGACGGTCGCGAGCCTGCGACCCCCGAACTTGTCGGCCAGGTTGCCGTTGACCATCTGACCGACGGCGTAGGCCCAGAGCGCCACGCCGCTGATCATTCCGACGGTGGCCTTGGTCCAGCCGAACTCCTCCTGGATGCCGGGGATCGCGAAGCCGAAAGCCTGGCGGCCCGTGTAGAAGAACAGATACATGAACATCGCCGCGAGCAGCATCTGCCACGCCTTCTTGCGGAAGGAGTGCTCATCGAGCTGCTTACCGGGCGCCATTGCCCGGTCGGTCATAGTCGACATTGTCTAGCCAATCTCCGAGTCGCCTGCGCCCTTCGTCGGACGCAGACTGGGGTAGGGGTTTTCTTAGGCGACGGCGAGTTCAGCCGCGTTTTCGTTCTGGGTCACCAGGGTGGTGGCGACCCAATACGCGTCGTAGTTGTGGATGTAGGCGGTGCGACCCCACGGCTCGTCGAGTTCGGCGGGACGCGGCAGCTCGCGGTTGATGATGAACGGGATCTGGAGTTCGCCGAGTGCACCGTGCGAGCGCAGCGGGGCGTCGAGACCAGTGAGGTCGTGCCAAGCGGCGTAGCGGCCGACGGCGGTTCCCTCCTCGCCGAGGACGATGATGTCGCCGATACGGTCGGCAGGCATCGAGAACGTCGACGCGGCCTCTTCGCGGGTGACGGCGACCTGCACACCGGGGATCTGGCGGAGCGCTTCGATGGTGGAGTCGCGGTCAGCGCCCTCAGGAAGGTAGACCGAGGCGAACGAACCCAGCGCGCCGTGGTGCACTGTGTACGGGTCGGTGATGGGGAGGATGACCCGCAGCCCGTCGGAGCCCGGCTCGGCACCGGTGGTGCCGAGGATCCTGCGGACCTCGTCTTCGACGAAGAGCACGTTCGGCTTGCCGGCCGCGTCGGTCTTCGCGCTCATACCGTGATCGGCAGTGAGAACGACGATCGCGCCGAGCGCCTCGAGTTCGGCGGCGTAGCGGTCGATCTCGGCGTAGAGGTCATTCGCCGCCTCGGTGCCAGGGGCGTTCTTGTGCTGGATGTAGTCAGTCAGAGACAGGTACATGATGTCGGCGCCGCGGGTGCGCAGGATCTCGACGCCTGCGGCGAGCGCGAAGATCGACAGGTCTGCCGAGTAGACGCTGGCCAACGGAAGTCCGACGAGCTCGAGCACGTTGTCGATGCCGTTGTCTTCGATCGTGGCCTGGTCGGCCTTCTCGGCGGAGAAGCAGATGCCCCTGCGGCTCGGCTCGACGAATTCCCCGCTGCCCTCGAGACTGGGGCCCGCCTCGACGACGCCGGCGCCCAGCAGGCGACGCAGCTTGTCCTTGGCGGTGACGATGACCACGTCGAGCCCGGCTTCGTTCGCCGCACCGAAGATGGTGGGGACGCGGAGGAACTTCTTGTCATTCATCAGCACCTCTTCGCCGGTGGAGGTGTCGAAGATGTAGTTTCCGCTGATTCCGTGCACTGCCGGCGGGTGACCGGTCGCGATCGAGATGTTGTTCGGGTTGGTGAGCGCGGGCATCGCGCAGTGCGCCTCCCACGAGCTCGCGTTCTTTTCGAGAACGCTGGCGAGCCACGGCATCCGACCGGCCTTGATGGCCTCGATGTGGTAGTCGGGCTCGCTGCCGTCGATGCAGATGACGACGACCGGAGCCGAAGGCTTGGTGTACGTGCGGTCGTTGACGGTGAACGTCTCAGCAGTCACGGGTGGCTCCTCAGATTCAGGTGATTCGGATGTCACCCACTCTGCGCTCACCGCAGCAGGCCCGGAACCCCGAACGGGGCTATGGGAGCGATAGCCACAACGGTGCTACCTCTGCGCGACGTCGGTCCCCTGACCCGCGAAACGACGCGCAGCCCCGATACTCGCGGACGCGCGCACGCCCGAGTTACGCGACCTGCCCCCGCGCGAAGTACTCGACCAGCTCGGGATCGAGCGACGGAACGTCGATCGCGGAGCCGTCAGAGCGCAGTGACTGCGTCGCGAGAATTCCGGCCGCCACCGCTTCCCGCGCCGCAACCGGCGAGGTCTCGGTGAGCCCGCCGTCACGGACGAACCGGAGGAATTCAGCGACCAGCAGAGCGTCGGCACCATCGTGCCCCGCGTCCGGGACCTCGGGCACGATGAAGGTCTCGTCGGCCTCGGCCGCGCCACGGTGACGGCGGTTCCAGAGCTTGACCTCGCTCCCCGCGGTGTCGCCGAAGTTCTCGATGCGCCCCGCGGTGCCGATGACGGTGTAGTTGCGCCAGTAGTCCGGCGTGAAGTGGCATTGCTGATACGAGGCCATGATCCCGCCGGTCAGCCGCATGTTCACCATCGAGATGTCCTCGACGTCGATCACCGGGTGCAGACCCGTGAGCGAGGTGGGCGGCCAGTTGTCGACACTGAACCAGTCCGGCATCCGCTCGCCGGTGCGCTCGCGACGATCGGTGATGTCTCCGTAGACGCTGAGCTCACCCATCGCGGCGACCTGCTCGGTGTAGGCGCCGGCCAGCCAATGGATGATGTCGATGTCGTGCGCGCCCTTCTGCAGGAGCAACCCGGTGGTGCGGCGACGGTCGGCGTGCCAGTCCTTGAAGTAGAAGTCCCCGCCGTGGCCGACGAAATGACGCACCCAGACGGCCTTGACGTCACCGATGCGCCCGTCCTGGATGAGGTCGCGCATCAGCGTGATCACGGGCATGTGCCGCATGTTGTGACCGATGTACAACCGACTGCCTGTGCGGCGGGCAGTCTCGAGCATCGCGTCGGCGTCGGCGAGATGGATCGCGAGCGGCTTCTCGCAGAAGACGGCGACGCCCGCTTCGAGGGCGCGGATGCTGAGGGCTGCGTGCGTGTCGTCCGGCGTGAGCACCATCACGGCGTCCACCCCTGAGGCGAGCAGTTCGTCGAGTGAATCCGTGACGAGTGCGTCCGGCACGAGGCGACGTGCATCGTCACGGGCGCGCTCTGAGGGGTCGCAGATCGCAGTGATGCGCGATCCCTCGCCCGGTCGCTGCACCTCCTCTCGGAGAGAG from Microbacterium sp. LWO13-1.2 includes the following:
- the phnA gene encoding phosphonoacetate hydrolase; this encodes MTAETFTVNDRTYTKPSAPVVVICIDGSEPDYHIEAIKAGRMPWLASVLEKNASSWEAHCAMPALTNPNNISIATGHPPAVHGISGNYIFDTSTGEEVLMNDKKFLRVPTIFGAANEAGLDVVIVTAKDKLRRLLGAGVVEAGPSLEGSGEFVEPSRRGICFSAEKADQATIEDNGIDNVLELVGLPLASVYSADLSIFALAAGVEILRTRGADIMYLSLTDYIQHKNAPGTEAANDLYAEIDRYAAELEALGAIVVLTADHGMSAKTDAAGKPNVLFVEDEVRRILGTTGAEPGSDGLRVILPITDPYTVHHGALGSFASVYLPEGADRDSTIEALRQIPGVQVAVTREEAASTFSMPADRIGDIIVLGEEGTAVGRYAAWHDLTGLDAPLRSHGALGELQIPFIINRELPRPAELDEPWGRTAYIHNYDAYWVATTLVTQNENAAELAVA
- a CDS encoding Gfo/Idh/MocA family oxidoreductase codes for the protein MDLKIGIIGFGARASLREEVQRPGEGSRITAICDPSERARDDARRLVPDALVTDSLDELLASGVDAVMVLTPDDTHAALSIRALEAGVAVFCEKPLAIHLADADAMLETARRTGSRLYIGHNMRHMPVITLMRDLIQDGRIGDVKAVWVRHFVGHGGDFYFKDWHADRRRTTGLLLQKGAHDIDIIHWLAGAYTEQVAAMGELSVYGDITDRRERTGERMPDWFSVDNWPPTSLTGLHPVIDVEDISMVNMRLTGGIMASYQQCHFTPDYWRNYTVIGTAGRIENFGDTAGSEVKLWNRRHRGAAEADETFIVPEVPDAGHDGADALLVAEFLRFVRDGGLTETSPVAAREAVAAGILATQSLRSDGSAIDVPSLDPELVEYFARGQVA